GTGGGCATTATCGCCCTTGCGGGACTTGACGCGGAGACAGGGGTGGTCATGCTCCTCTATCTCGAACTTTCGTATTGGAAGAGAAAGAAGGAGGGAAGGTTGAGCAATTACTCGGATCTCACCGGGGCGGTGATGGAAGGCGCGGTAAAGAGGCTGAGACCTAAGATAATGACCGTCGCGACCATGCTCGCGGGCCTTATTCCCATTATGGCGAGCACCGGCATCGGCTCCGAGATCATGAAATCGATCGCCGCGCCGATGATCGGTGGGCTCCTAACCTCCACGGTGCTCGAGCTCGCCATCTATCCCGCCGTCTATCTCTCCTGGAAGAGACGGGAGCTGGCAAAGGTATTGACTGTTCCTTAAGCCCCCTTTACTTCCTCATGTACATGAAATCGACTTTTCCCGTCGCCATGAGGCAGAAGTGGGTGAAGCCGTATTTCTTTATGATCGACAGGGCGCGGTCGGCTTCCGATTTACGCTCCCCGAAGGCGATGAGCGTCCGCTCTCCTTCGCTCAATACCCAGCCCGTTTTTATCTGCCGGACCGTGATCGCGGCCGGAGCGAATGCCTTGCACGCCTCGCCCTTGAATTCTCCTGCAGGCGCCGAATCTCCCGAAAGCATATAATGAAAAGAGGGTTTCGGTCTCCCTATAAAACATGATTTGGTGATACGGTACCGGCTCATGACGGCAAGGCTGTTTTCCGCCTCCCTCTTGTCAACACCGAAGCCGAAAAGCACTTTTTTCCCGTCGCCGATCTTCCATATGTTCTTCTCCTGGTAAGCCCTCACCGCAGCCGCGTCGAAAAGCTCGCAGTCCTCTTGAATCTCGTTCGTTACTGCGGCTCCTTCCGCTCCCGGAGTAGTGCACCTCCCGCTGAAAAAGACGGAGTCGGACCTCACTTTGTTATTGACCGGAAATACGGCCTCGAGGTGGACCCAGCCCTCGAATGGGCTGGTACCGCCTTCGGCGCCGACGGAGAAAGTATGGCTCACCTCTTTGGTTCCGGCCTTTTCGAATGTGAGGATCTCGGGATTAGACGGGGGAGCATCCTTGCGGACGAACTTGTAGGCTACCTTTGTGGGATTATTCGCTGAAATATAGCCTTTGAGGGTAAAGGAGGCAGGGCAGGGTCCTTTGTGCAGGACGGGATTTATTTCAAGAGTTGCCGTTACGGAAACCCCGGTGCGCAGGCGGCGGGGATTGAAGGGGATGCCTTTTATTATTTCCTGCGGCTCGTCGACCGGCTCCGGCCCCGCCGCGGTACTTTCCTGCTCCCCGGCGGCGCTCTCTTCGGGAACGGCTTCCGCCCCGGCAAATCCGGAAACGAAAAGTAAGGTAATGCTGAATAGTGCCAGGGTCGCCAAAGCTGTCGCCCCTTTCTTCCGGATCGCCATAGGTCTCCTCCTGTTTCAGGTAATCGTCGAGTGATTGTACAAAGGGAGGCCCTTCTTGTCAATATCTAAAGCCGGCCGGAGGAGGAGACGCGGGCAGGATGAAAGCATCACGGGCTCTTTTTGCGGAACCACCGATTGAGGAAGAATATCATTTTAATGCGAGACGCCCCGGACCGAAGGGCCGTTCCGTCCCGGTGACTGGGAAGCTCCTGTTGACGGGCTCCCGGGCCATGTGGTAAGAGAACGGACGGCCCGATATCCATAGTAGACCTACTAAGAGAGGGAAAATGAAGGGGCTTCACCACAGGCAATGAAAGGTAAGGAATAATGCGCCACTCAGAATTACGCGGTAAGGCCCTCGCCTTTCTTCTCCTTCTCTGGCTCCTCTGGTTTCTCAATTTCTGCCTGAGGTCCGTCTTCTCCCCCCTGCTGCCTCTCATGGAAGACGAATTTCTCATCTCCCATGCCCGTGCGAGCAGCATATTCCTTTTTGTCTCCGCGGGGTACGCCCTTTCCATGTTCCTCTCGGGCATCTATGCGGGCAGGGTGGGTCTCAAGAAGACGATCCTCTGTTCCCTTTATATTTCTTCCATGGTCTGCCTTGCCATTCCTTTTGTGAAGCTTTTTCCCGCGCTCTATGGCCTTGGGTTCGTCCTCGGATTCTCGATCGGACTCTATCTTCCCGCGGCCATACCCATGATCACGGAATTTTTCATAGAACGAAAATGGGCGAGAGCGATCGCCATTCACGATTCCGGGGCCTCGATTGCAATTCTTGCGACCCCGCTTATCGCTCTCGCGCTCCTTCGCTACCTGTCATGGAGAGGCATCTTCGGCATCTTCGGCGTCGCCTGCCTCGGGTGTGCCGCTTTCTTTCATTTCTCGGTCTCCGAGCTCAGGATCGCCCGCTCAGAGGGCAATCTCTTCAGCGGGATCTTGAAAACAAGGTTTTTTTGGATAATGACGCTTTTGTGGATTTTTGCCGCGGGGGCGAACATAGGTATTTACCTGATAGTGCCGCTCTATCTCACCAAGGAGCTGTCTCTCTCTATGCATTACGCGGATGTCATCCTGAGTATTTCCCGTTTAGGGGGCGCGGCAATAGCCCTCCTGTGCGGATTTCTTGCCGACAGGTTCGATCTGAAGAAGATGATGTTCGTCATGCTCCTCATGGCCGGTATTTTTACCGTACTTATGGGTGTGGCGCCCGCCTCCGCCATAGGGGCCATGCTTCTTATGCAGGCGATCTTCATCACGGGTTTTTTCCCCCTTTCGATGGTATTCGTCACCCAGGCCTTCGGGAGGGAGGAAAGAGGTATGGCCACGGGTCTGATGCTGACCCTCAGCATCATATTCGGAGGAGGGCTTATCCCCTATTTTCTTGGCCTTTCCGGAGACCTCATCAGTTTCAGGTTCGGCATATCGCTCCTCGGGGTCATGGTCATTCTGTCGGCCTGGCTCCTCTTTCTCCTTCGAAAGACCGCCAACCCCATCCTTCTGCCTGGAACGGACACGTTGAAGGGGCAGGAAGACTGATTATATTAATACATGCGTTAAAAACTGCTTCACAGGGAGGGGCCTATGGAAGTGAGGATGTTCGCGAACAACGGCAATGCGGACGAGCTGGAGAAGGATATCAACACGTGGCTGTCCCGGGGTAAAGTCAAGGTAGTCGACATCAAACAGAGTTATACGTGCGACTCCAAGACCTGTTATGCCCTCGTATCCGTCTGGTATGAAAATGTAGACGATATGAACCGCATATAAATAAGAAGGTTTAGCCGCCCCATCAGCTCTCCCCAACAGTGAGGGGGAAAGTGAGGGATGTGCGATCCCGTAAGGAAAGGACCCATCCAGGGCCTCTTCCCGGGCCCGGTGTGCCGCCGGATTTACTCTGCCCGCCTTTTTATGATATATTTCCAGTATCTTTTCAATAATCTATACCGGAATAATGCCGTTTTTTCCTTTCCCCGCCCGGTGCGAGGTCCTCTTCGGAATCGGGGAAGAACGCGTGCCTTCTGCGGGGCAGATGACCTATTACCGGCTTCTCGCCGGGAGGAATAGAAAAGGATGACAGAAAGAAGAAACAGAAAGGTAGTCTTCCTTCCCGGAAAGAATTCGGCAGAATCCGTAGTGACTATACCTCGCGGCGCCGAGGCCCATGATGAATGCCCTCCCTTGCCGCTTTATGAGATGGAAGAGCCTTTCCGCGCGCTCATAGAAAACTGTGAAGAAGGGGTGGTGAAGAGAACTGCCTTTACTGTAACAGGATATTTTCCGAAATGATCGGGTGTGACGATCCCGAAGGCAGAGCAGGGGAAGCTCTTTCGGCCACCTTCTGTCCCGAGCGTCCGAAGGCTGACTTCCCTGTCGCCGAGCAGCAGGAAGAGCCTGCGAAGCCCCGGCGGATGCGGTGCAGGCTTCTCAAAAAGGATGGAACGACAATCCCGGTGGAGCTTTCTTCGTTCCCGATCGTCCTTCGCGATCTCCCCTTGTCCCTCGGGCTCGTGAAAAGCCTGGAAAAAGAAAATGGGCTCGAAGGTGCATTAAGGGAGAGCGAGTCGAGATACAGGGCCCTTTTTGAGGGGGCAAATGATGCCATACTCATCACCCGGGGCGAAGTTTTCGTTGCGTGCAATCCGAAGGCCCTTAAAATGTTCGGATGCGAGAAGGAGCAGATAATCGGGCGTACTCTTTACCGGTTCTCAGCTCCCCTGCAGCCGGACGGCATTGATTCCCGGACCGGCATAAAGGCGAGGGTAGGTGCGGTCCTCTCGGGCGAGCCCCAGTTCTTCGAGTGGCGCCATTGCCGCCTGGACGGGTCCCTTTTTGACGCCGAGGTAAGTCTGAGCGAGATGCGGACGGACAAGGAGACGCTCCTTCAGGCAATTATACGGGACATCACCGACCGCAGGCGGGCGGAGGAGGCGGCAAGAGAGAGCGAGCGGACCTACAGGGAGCTCGCCGATCTCCTGCCCCAGACAGTCGTGGAATTCAATGAAAAGGGATACCTTACTTTCGTGAACCGTAGCGGGTTCGAAGCCTTCGGCTACAGCATGGATGATCTGGTGCAAGGCCTCAGTGTATTTCACGCGATCGCCCAAGGAGAGCATGCCAGGTTGAAGCGGAATATGGAGCGCCTCCTGGAAGGCGAAGCGGTAGGGGGAAACGAATACACCATGCTGAGAAAAGGAGGGTCCGCCTTTCCCGGACTCGTCCATGCGAGTCCCGTGACGCGGGAGGGGAAACCGTCGGGCTTCAGGGCCATTGTAGTTGATATTACCCTTCGGAAACAGGTCGAAGAGGCGCTTGCCAAGAGCGAAGAGGCGCTGCTCGCCATGATCAACGCCACCCGGGAAGGCCTCTTCATGATTGACGGAGAGGGCCGGATACTCGTGGGCAACGGGGTATTCGCCGCGAGAATGGACAGGGGCCTCGATGAGCTTCGCGGGGCGTCCCTTTACGACCTCCTCCCTTTCGGGAGTAAAGACTTGTTCAGGGAAAATATCCGGAAGGTATTTGCCTCAGGAGAAACGGTCATGTTCGAAGACGTCCGGGAAGAGAGAGTATATCAGGCTTACGCCTATCCCGTTTTCCCTCTCTCCGGCCCAATCGAGAGGGTTTCCGTATTCGAGCGGGACATCACGCACCTCAAGGAGGCGGAGAGGGCACTCACCGAATCGGAAGAGCGTTACCGGCAAACCGTGGAGAATTTTCCCGAGGCAGTAGTGCTTGCCGAGGCCGAAAGCTTCTTCACTCTCAATCCCGCGGCCCTGGAGCTTTACGGAGTTAATCGCCCGGAAGGTCTTAAAGGCAAAAAGATTCTTGATTATATTGAGTTAAGGAACCGGGAGGTAGTGGCCGACCGGATCGCGCGGGTCACGCACACGGCCATACCCCTTTCTCTTCGGGAGATACATCTCCTTCGTGTCGACGGTGAGGTCATTCCCACAGATCTGACCCTGGGGACGGTGAACCATCACGGAAAGCGGATGCTTCAGGTGATCTTCAGAGACATCAGCCAAAGGAAGAAGGCGGAAGAGGCGCTCCGCGAGAGCGAAGAGAGATACAGGAACATATTTGAGAATGCCATGGTCGGAATATTCAGGACCTACCGGGAAGGCGGGCATATTGATATGAACCCTGCCCTCGCAAGGATTCACGGCTTCGAAAGCGCGGCGGAGATGACAGCTGAAATCAAGGATATGAGCTCCGTGCTCTATACGAACCCGGAAGACCGGGCCAGGTATGCGGCGGGCATGAGGTCAGCAGGTTTTCTCCAGGATTTCGAGGTCGAGCTCTACCGTAGGGACCGCAGCACCGTGTGGGTTTCAATGAACGTGCGGAGAGTGCGCGGTGCGGAAGGCAGGATGATCTATGATGAAGGAATAGTGGATGATGTGACCGAACGGAAGCGGGCGGAAGAAGCACTGAGGAAGAGAGAAAGAGACCTTGAAATAGAATCGATTCGCCTCGAAGAGGCGAATGCCGCTCTGAGGGTCCTCTTGAGGCATAGGGACGAAGATAAAACGGCGCTCGAAAATGCCGTCATGGATAATGTAAGGGAGCTGGTCCTCCCTTACATTGAAAAATTGAAAAGCCTTCATCCCGGGGGTACCCAGGCTGCGTACCTCACTATCCTCGAGGAGAACCTCAACAGCGTGTTTTCCCCTTTCCTCCAGAAAATGAATGCCCTCTATGCCCGCTTCACCCCCACGGAGGTTCAGGTAGCCAATCTCATCAAGAGCGGGAAGACGACCAAAGAGGTCGCGGAGCTCATGAACGTATCGGCGGGCACGGTCAATTCCCATAGAAACAGCGTGAGAAACAAATTGGGCTTGAGAAATAAGCAAATCAATTTAAGGACTTACCTGATGTCGCTCTAAAAATATAGAGATATCGTCTATATTACCTATATAGTTATATAGTATCACTCAGACTTAATCCCTTTAATTAATTACCCGATTATCCTTGTAGACAAGAAAGACAATCGCCGGAGCCGGACTCGTTGCCCCTGGACAGGGGCCGGCGGGCGCCCGGCAAATGTATGCAGATGAAGAATGAGAATTATTTTCTTGGGCGAATCCTGCAGGAAGGGAGAAGAGGGAAGGCGAAAGCCGGGAAATAGCTGCTTCCTCCGGCAACATCCGGGTGGCGGCCCATGGGGGAAAGCCTGCATCCCTTCCTGGAAAGAATAAGAGCCACAGGGGATATGCCCTGGATTTGGGCACGGATGAAAAGGGCGATGAAGAGTTTGAAAGATATTAGGCGCGGGGTGGAGGACGGGAAGGGAGGCCCGTCGTCCGCTTCCGGTGATTTTAACATTTGAGGGAGTATGGAGGCACAAGGGAGGATGTTATGAAGAGATTTCTGGAGAACATGAAGATTCAGAACAAGCTCAGGATCATCGTGCTCGCGGGTTTGGCGAGCCTCCTGATCATGGAGGCATACTCTGTCCTGTCGCTGAGGACCAGCATGCTTGAAGAGAAGAAGCTCAAGACAAAACATGTGGTCGAGTCAGCCGCAGGTATAGCCGACCATTACTACCGGCTTGTCAAAGAAGGCAGTATGAAGGAGGATGCGGCGAAACGCATGGCCATCAGTACGCTGAGAAGTCTCAGGTATGACGGGAAAGAGTATTTCTGGATCAACGATATGCGTCCCGCGATGGTGATGCACCCCTTTAAGCCGGAGCTTGAAGGAAAGGACCTTTCGGATAACAGGGATCCCAAGGGCAGGAGGATATTCGTCGAATTCACCGATATCGTGAAGAGCTCAAAGGCCGGATTCCTCGAGTATCTCTGGCCCAAGCCGGAAGTAAAGGACCCCGTGCCCAAAGTTTCATACGTGAAAGGTTTTGAGCCCTGGGGATGGGTGATCGGGTCAGGTATCTATGTGGACGACGTGAATGCCCTTTTCTGGAAGAAGGTGACTACCACGGGCATCATTTTTCTCGTAGTGGCAGGGGTGCTCGTACTACTTTCTTTGAAGATTACCCAGTGTATCAGGAAACCCCTCCAGGACCTGGTGACTGCAACCGACAAGCTGGCCATGGGACAGACGGATGTGGTGGTAGAGGGGGAGAGAAAGGACGAGATGGGAATGCTCTCCCGCTCTTTCGGGACTATGGCCGCGAACATAAAACTGCTCATATCGGACGCGGACGAGCTGGTAGGCCAGGCGGTTCAGGGCAGGCTCGATGCAAGGGCCGATGTGGCGCGCCACCAGGGAGATTTCAGGAAGATAATGGAGGGCGTGAACAGGACCCTCGATGCAGTGATAGGCCCCCTCAACGTGGCCGCAGAGTATGTGGACCGCATCTCGAAGGGAGACATACCTTTGAGGATCGAAGAGGATTATAAGGGAGACTTCAAAGAGATCAAGAACAATCTGAATAATTGCATAGATCATATAGGTGCGCTTGTGACAGACGCCGGGATGCTGGTGGGGGCGGCCCTCGAAGGAAAGCTCGATGTCAGGGGAGACGCGTCAAGGCACCAGGGGGACTACCGGAGGATCATCGAAGGCGTGAACGGGACTCTCGACGCGGTGATAGGACCCCTCAACGTGGCAGCCGAATATGTGGACCGCA
This genomic stretch from Syntrophorhabdaceae bacterium harbors:
- a CDS encoding PAS domain S-box protein gives rise to the protein MIGCDDPEGRAGEALSATFCPERPKADFPVAEQQEEPAKPRRMRCRLLKKDGTTIPVELSSFPIVLRDLPLSLGLVKSLEKENGLEGALRESESRYRALFEGANDAILITRGEVFVACNPKALKMFGCEKEQIIGRTLYRFSAPLQPDGIDSRTGIKARVGAVLSGEPQFFEWRHCRLDGSLFDAEVSLSEMRTDKETLLQAIIRDITDRRRAEEAARESERTYRELADLLPQTVVEFNEKGYLTFVNRSGFEAFGYSMDDLVQGLSVFHAIAQGEHARLKRNMERLLEGEAVGGNEYTMLRKGGSAFPGLVHASPVTREGKPSGFRAIVVDITLRKQVEEALAKSEEALLAMINATREGLFMIDGEGRILVGNGVFAARMDRGLDELRGASLYDLLPFGSKDLFRENIRKVFASGETVMFEDVREERVYQAYAYPVFPLSGPIERVSVFERDITHLKEAERALTESEERYRQTVENFPEAVVLAEAESFFTLNPAALELYGVNRPEGLKGKKILDYIELRNREVVADRIARVTHTAIPLSLREIHLLRVDGEVIPTDLTLGTVNHHGKRMLQVIFRDISQRKKAEEALRESEERYRNIFENAMVGIFRTYREGGHIDMNPALARIHGFESAAEMTAEIKDMSSVLYTNPEDRARYAAGMRSAGFLQDFEVELYRRDRSTVWVSMNVRRVRGAEGRMIYDEGIVDDVTERKRAEEALRKRERDLEIESIRLEEANAALRVLLRHRDEDKTALENAVMDNVRELVLPYIEKLKSLHPGGTQAAYLTILEENLNSVFSPFLQKMNALYARFTPTEVQVANLIKSGKTTKEVAELMNVSAGTVNSHRNSVRNKLGLRNKQINLRTYLMSL
- a CDS encoding MFS transporter → MRHSELRGKALAFLLLLWLLWFLNFCLRSVFSPLLPLMEDEFLISHARASSIFLFVSAGYALSMFLSGIYAGRVGLKKTILCSLYISSMVCLAIPFVKLFPALYGLGFVLGFSIGLYLPAAIPMITEFFIERKWARAIAIHDSGASIAILATPLIALALLRYLSWRGIFGIFGVACLGCAAFFHFSVSELRIARSEGNLFSGILKTRFFWIMTLLWIFAAGANIGIYLIVPLYLTKELSLSMHYADVILSISRLGGAAIALLCGFLADRFDLKKMMFVMLLMAGIFTVLMGVAPASAIGAMLLMQAIFITGFFPLSMVFVTQAFGREERGMATGLMLTLSIIFGGGLIPYFLGLSGDLISFRFGISLLGVMVILSAWLLFLLRKTANPILLPGTDTLKGQED
- a CDS encoding cache domain-containing protein; this encodes MKRFLENMKIQNKLRIIVLAGLASLLIMEAYSVLSLRTSMLEEKKLKTKHVVESAAGIADHYYRLVKEGSMKEDAAKRMAISTLRSLRYDGKEYFWINDMRPAMVMHPFKPELEGKDLSDNRDPKGRRIFVEFTDIVKSSKAGFLEYLWPKPEVKDPVPKVSYVKGFEPWGWVIGSGIYVDDVNALFWKKVTTTGIIFLVVAGVLVLLSLKITQCIRKPLQDLVTATDKLAMGQTDVVVEGERKDEMGMLSRSFGTMAANIKLLISDADELVGQAVQGRLDARADVARHQGDFRKIMEGVNRTLDAVIGPLNVAAEYVDRISKGDIPLRIEEDYKGDFKEIKNNLNNCIDHIGALVTDAGMLVGAALEGKLDVRGDASRHQGDYRRIIEGVNGTLDAVIGPLNVAAEYVDRISKGDVPPKITEDYKGDFKEIIGNVNLLIDAMKEVTAATEEIAAGNLTVTVKARSDRDDLMKALAKMVERISEIVGSVQEATTQVAGGSSQMSAVAEQISQGASEQAASAEEASASMEQMASNIKQNTDSAQQTERIALKSAEDARESGKSVEETVRAMKEIAGKITIIEEIARQTNLLALNAAIEAARAGEHGKGFAVVASEVRKLAERSQGAAGEISELSRSSVEKAERAGGLLDKLVPDIRKTAELVQEIAAASVEQNAGASQVNTAIQQLNQVIQQNAGAAEEMSSMSEELSSQSAQLQGTMGFFRTHSDYRTEASSRGAAFVQAEQAGLRAGEARRKVIPVPELVRDKGNGHGKARGFSLNLSDQSGFGDEDFERI